A genomic segment from Spinacia oleracea cultivar Varoflay chromosome 3, BTI_SOV_V1, whole genome shotgun sequence encodes:
- the LOC130470015 gene encoding uncharacterized protein gives MSGIDRQIMVHELNIKEGHLPIKQKLRHQGVERNQATAEEIHKLLEAGFIRECQYSEWLSNVVLAKKPNGTWRMCIDFTDLNKACPKDDYPLPKIDRLVDSTAGHGLFSFMDANAGYHQIPMSEKDQAHTAFITSQGVYCYKVMPFGLKNAGATYQRLVNKIFGEQIGRNIEVYVDDMIVKSKLPEEHSSDLEETLKTLRLHNMKLNPKKCVFRVKGGKCLGFLVDERGIEANPDKIQALLDMKSPRSVKEVQRLTGCIAALGRFLSRSAAKSLAFFKVLKGTGFNWNAEAEAAFQQLKAHLSTIPKLVLPLAGETLYLYLGITEYALSAVLVVEREKQQHPVYFISHAFRGVEAKYPLIEKMVYALVIASRKLKPYFQAYPIKVLTSQPLRKVIESRNHSNRMTEWANQLSDFGLEYEPRRAIKAQALVDFIVECTNRPPKKDTASQKSWELYVDGSATRTGCGAGILIKTPNGDRLEYAVKFSFLASNNESEYEALILGIQMCQAAGAISVHAKSDSQLILGQIQGDFEAKEDSMKMYLTKARKVIDQLHDFTIRHIPRSENQQADALSRLASSAEGMEPRTIIWEVLQEPNINVEALMSLDRGPDWMEKIIKFKRDNVLPDSEKEAALIKKQEDWFLWHNETLYKISYTHPLLKCVTPEEGNYILRELNQGACGSHQGARTIAGKALRSGFYWPTLRKDATDLVKRCGRCQEFTNLTRMPANDLTTIEAALPFDRWGMDILGPFLVASGQRKFLIVAVDYFTKWIEAEPLAKISDKQVQQFIWRNIITRFGVPRTLISDNGRQFDSKATKGYCDRFGIQTRFTSVSRPQSNGQAESANKIILNGLKTMIEGSSGSWVDDLPGVLWSARTTVKESTRQTPFSLVYGNYAVLPVEVGIPSPRVTYYDYEKNEAEKRVNLDLLPETRGNTLLKSIAYKQKIARYFNKRVRPRPLHEGDWVLRKIEATGRRSTLGKMGPNWEGPYKIAKVIRPGTYNLVDTKGQATSSTMECRQP, from the coding sequence ATGTCGGGCATCGACCGACAGATTATGGTACACGAACTGAACATCAAGGAAGGTCATTTACCAATCAAACAGAAGTTGCGGCATCAAGGCGTAGAGCGCAACCAAGCTACTGCTGAGGAAATCCACAAATTGTTGGAGGCAGGGTTTATCCGGGAGTGTCAATACTCAGAGTGGCTCTCTAATGTGGTCTTGGCAAAGAAGCCAAACGGAACCTGGCGAATGTGCATCGACTTCACAGATCTAAATAAAGCTTGCCCCAAGGATGACTATCCTCTGCCAAAAATTGACAGGCTCGTCGACTCGACGGCTGGACACGGCCTGTTCAGCTTTATGGATGCCAATGCAGGCTATCATCAGATTCCCATGTCCGAAAAAGACCAAGCCCACACTGCCTTCATCACCAGCCAAGGAGTATATTGCTACAAAGTGATGCCCTTCGGGCTAAAAAATGCAGGGGCAACTTACCAGAGGCTAGTTAACAAAATCTTTGGAGAACAGATTGGGAGGAACATCGaagtgtatgttgatgacatgatCGTCAAGAGCAAACTCCCTGAAGAGCACTCTTCCGACCTCGAAGAAACGCTCAAGACCCTACGCCTACACAACATGAAGCTCAATCCAAAGAAATGCGTGTTTAGAGTCAAAGGTGGGAAGTGCCTCGGATTCCTTGTGGACGAAAGGGGAATCGAAGCGAATCCTGACAAAATACAGGCGCTCCTCGACATGAAATCCCCCCGGTCAGTCAAGGAAGTCCAAAGACTCACTGGATGCATAGCAGCCCTCGGCAGGTTCTTGTCCCGATCAGCTGCTAAAAGTCTTGCTTTCTTCAAAGTGCTAAAAGGAACAGGGTTTAATTGGAATGCCGAAGCCGAGGCCGCTTTCCAACAACTGAAGGCACATCTCTCGACCATTCCCAAGTTGGTCTTGCCGTTGGCAGGAGAAACTTTATACCTTTACTTGGGCATCACTGAGTATGCACTTAGCGCGGTCCTTGTCGTCGAAAGAGAGAAACAGCAACACCCAGTATACTTCATTAGCCACGCATTCCGAGGAGTAGAAGCCAAGTATCCACTCATTGAGAAAATGGTATATGCTCTAGTGATAGCCAGTCGAAAACTCAAACCATACTTCCAGGCATATCCAATCAAGGTCCTGACAAGCCAACCTCTGAGAAAGGTGATTGAGAGTCGAAACCATTCAAACCGCATGACTGAATGGGCAAACCAGCTCTCGGATTTCGGCCTGGAATACGAGCCGAGGAGGGCTATCAAGGCACAAGCCCTCGTCGACTTCATCGTCGAATGCACTAATCGGCCACCCAAAAAAGATACGGCAAGCCAAAAGTCGTGGGAACTTTATGTTGACGGGTCGGCCACAAGGACAGGGTGTGGAGCAGGCATATTGATCAAAACGCCCAATGGTGATCGGCTCGAATATGCGGTTAAGTTCTCGTTCCTAGCCTCCAATAATGAATCAGAATATGAGGCACTTATTCTCGGAATTCAAATGTGTCAAGCCGCGGGAGCCATCTCTGTGCATGCCAAGTCTGACTCACAGCTCATTCTCGGACAAATTCAAGGAGATTTCGAGGCTAAGGAAGACAGTATGAAAATGTACCTTACAAAGGCAAGGAAAGTCATCGACCAACTGCATGATTTCACCATCCGACATATTCCCCGATCAGAAAACCAACAAGCCGATGCCCTCTCAAGGCTAGCAAGTTCCGCAGAGGGGATGGAGCCTAGGACGATCATTTGGGAGGTGCTACAAGAGCCTAACATAAATGTCGAGGCACTCATGAGCCTAGACAGAGGTCCAGATTGGATGGAGAAAATCATAAAGTTCAAAAGAGACAATGTGCTCCCTGACAGTGAAAAAGAGGCGGCATTGATTAAGAAACAAGAAGATTGGTTCCTCTGGCACAACGAGACTCTCTACAAGATTTCATACACCCACCCCTTGCTCAAATGTGTTACCCCAGAGGAAGGAAATTACATACTCCGGGAATTAAATCAAGGGGCATGCGGGAGCCACCAAGGGGCAAGAACCATTGCAGGAAAAGCACTCCGATCGGGCTTCTATTGGCCAACTTTAAGAAAGGATGCGACAGACTTGGTTAAAAGATGTGGTCGATGTCAGGAGTTTACTAATCTCACTCGGATGCCAGCCAATGACCTAACAACCATTGAAGCTGCTTTACCCTTCGACAGGTGGGGGATGGACATCCTCGGCCCATTCCTAGTAGCCTCCGGTCAGAGAAAGTTCTTAATTGTGGCTGTcgactacttcactaaatggatCGAGGCAGAACCTCTTGCAAAGATAAGTGACAAGCAAGTGCAACAATTCATCTGGAGGAATATCATCACAAGATTTGGAGTCCCTCGGACACTCATATCAGACAATGGTCGACAGTTTGACAGCAAAGCCACCAAGGGATACTGTGATCGCTTCGGCATACAAACTCGATTCACGTCGGTTTCAAGGCCCCAAAGCAATGGCCAAGCAGAATCTGCTAACAAGATTATCTTGAATGGGCTCAAGACAATGATCGAGGGATCTAGTGGTTCTTGGGTTGATGACCTGCCTGGTGTCTTATGGTCGGCTCGAACCACCGTCAAAGAATCTACTAGGCAAACTCCTTTCTCACTTGTCTATGGAAACTACGCCGTCCTTCCCGTTGAAGTTGGCATTCCCTCACCCCGAGTCACTTACTATGATTACGAGAAAAATGAAGCCGAAAAAAGGGTTAATCTCGACTTGCTCCCCGAAACAAGAGGAAACACTCTGCTCAAGTCCATTGCCTATAAGCAGAAGATTGCTCGGTACTTCAACAAGAGAGTTCGTCCTCGGCCATTGCACGAAGGAGATTGGGTACTGAGGAAAATTGAGGCAACTGGCCGAAGAAGCACCCTCGGAAAAATGGGACCTAACTGGGAGGGTCCTTACAAGATTGCAAAAGTTATCCGACCTGGCACCTACAACCTCGTCGACACCAAGGGGCAAGCAACTTCCTCAACCATGGAATGCCGACAACCTTAA